The genomic region GCTACGCCGACGTCGAGGAGGTCGTCTCGGCCGAGGAGACCCTGCTGTTCGCGCTGCCCGTCGAGCTGCGCAAGGACCTCAAGGCCGCCCAGCAGGCTCAGGGCTGAGCACCGGAGGCTCCTGCTCGCTGAGGGTCGGCCGGTGCTCGGTCGGCCGGTGCTCGGTCGGCCGGTGCTCGGTCGGCCGGTGCTTGGTGAGGTCGACGGCGGGCACGGGGCGGGCCACTCGGCTGGTCGGCTCGCTCGCGCGCTGGGCCGGCGGGCGGAGCGCGCGCCCTGCCGCCGGGCGCGGCGGAGTGCGGTGCGCCCGGGCGACCGCGACGCGGAAGCCCGCCAGGGCTGCGGCGACAGCGAGGCCGAGCAGCAGCACCGGAGCGCCCGAGGCGAGCGCGCCGCCGAGGCCCATGACCTCGTTGAC from Motilibacter peucedani harbors:
- a CDS encoding DUF6542 domain-containing protein → MPVFPNRPGTGLPATGATLVLSVLCFAGALADIGVRGHLGTCFSVAYVAGCALLGARLVRRDLAAALIVPPLVFVTVAFVALQLITRGEGARSFLVNEVMGLGGALASGAPVLLLGLAVAAALAGFRVAVARAHRTPPRPAAGRALRPPAQRASEPTSRVARPVPAVDLTKHRPTEHRPTEHRPTEHRPTLSEQEPPVLSPEPAGRP